The Microcaecilia unicolor chromosome 3, aMicUni1.1, whole genome shotgun sequence nucleotide sequence attgtgctgctatctgttctcttaactccgtttccagggcttcctttccatttatttctttactttctgcctttcttcttcatttcttgccctacatccgtaagtaaaagctgggtcctccgcagacttgactgtccagtggatccagcttctgcctattttctatatctagTTGCActttatctcctctcttccttttccctcacctcatctccttcctcactcttccctcgcctccatccatgtccagcatttcttctctctcctccatccacccatgtccagcgaccctcctgtcccccctgccatccatctatgtccagcaaccccccctgccccctctgtcctcccctgccatccacctatgtccagagaccccctcccctccatccacccatgtccagcgaccctcctgtcctccctgcccgcccctgccatccacctatgtccagaaaccccctcccctgccatccacccatgtccagcgaccctcctgtcccccctgccatccagcaaccccccctgtcccctatgccctcccctgccatccacccatctccagcgaccctcctgtgccccctgccctcccctgccatccacctatgtccagaaaccccctcccctgccacccacccatgtccagcgaccctcctgtcctccctgcccgcccctgccatccacctatgtccagaaaccccctcccctgccatccacccatgtccagcgaccatcctgtcccccctgccatccagcaacccccccgtcccctatgccctcccctgccatccacccatgtccagcgcccctcctgtcctccctgcccacccctgccatccacctatgtccagaaaccccctcccctgccacccacccatgtccagcgaccctcctgtcctccctgcccacccctgccatccacctatgtccagaaaccccctcccctgccacccacccatgtccagcgaccatcctgtcccccctgccatccagcaacccccccgtcccctatgccctcccctgccatccacccatgtccagcgaccctcctgtcctccctgcccacccctgccattcacctatgtccagaaaccccctcccctgccatccacccatgtccagcgaccctcctgtcccccctgccatccatgtccagcaacccccctgtcccctatgccctcccctacatccaccccatgtccagcgaccctcctgccccccttgccaactgccatccacctatgtccagagaccccctcccctccatccacccatgtccagcgaccctcctgtcctccctgcccgcccctgccatccacctatgtccagaaaccccctcccctgccatccacccatgtccagcgaccctcctgtcccccctgccatccatgtccagcaacccccctgtcccctatgccctcccctacatccaccccatgtccagcgaccctcctgccccccttgccaactgccatccacctatgtccagtaacccccccctgtcccccctgccctccacccacgtcccgcgacgcgagtctcgtcgttcccctgctgctctccctccctccagccacctgagacatctcccgtctgacccccccgacccgccaaacgaccctcttctttcGCCCGCACCTCaactgacccgacccagcatttaaaaaaaccttcaagcggcggtgccggtgcctcgcgtctgagggcagaaaactcgcttcgtcgttggccggccttccctcaagtcccgccctctgagggagggagagcagcaggggaacgacgAGACTCGCGACGTGGCGGTGGAGGGCAGACGAGCGTGGTCGGCGAGGCAGAGgcgaggcacgccgcgcggggccctatgcggccgcctctgcctaagaccggccctgagcccAGGCACTGTTAAAATAACAGAAGGagctctcctttcctcctcctaTTCCCATAAATCCCTGGGGTTGGACCACCCAAGGACAAAGTAATGCAATTTACCTCCAACATGTTCAGCTCTTCTACCAACAAGGACTAGTTAATGCTCCATCCAAAACAGTGTACAGGGAAACCCCCTGgatagaagaggagagagaagaatttctTACCTGATCAGACATTTTCCTCCTGGTTTCCCTCTCAATTCTGCAGCTGCTGGGATGGATTTGGGCTGCAGATTTTTCCCCGTTCCtgaaaaaatgaggaaaagagaAGGAGGCTGGGCTGATTCCTGAGGGTCCCAGACAAAGTTCCTCCTCTGCAGAAAAGGGATTTCCAGTTGCAGGACTCAAATATTTCTACTTTTTTATTCTGAATCTTTTCTTCCAAATGTGCAATCCTTCCATCCTGTCCTGCAGACAAAAGAACAGAAAGTAGAGTGACTAGAATGATGGCATTGGCACTGGCACTGGCAAAGCTCTCGACCCCTCCCCTTCCTTTGAGGTCATCGAGGAATATCCCACCTCCTTAAGGTGGTTTTCTAGAGACAGTGTAGCACTTTCCACGCAAGGAGAACAGATCTGGGAACTATTTAGTCCTGTTCCTATAGAATTGTATTTTTTGCACTGTGGGACTCGTTGCCTTTATCTGCTATTTCTAGAGAGCCGCCTTATGCATGTGGGATAGCCTAGAGTGACGTCAGCAAAGGGGAAGGATAAAGatctctgcgcatgctcagctggttTTTCCGCCTCTACTAGTGTGCAGGGCTAGAATAAAAACAAAAGCTTTCTTTCTTCCTAGCACTGGAAATCCCTGCAAACTCCAGTCCcagatttgcagaggggagaggagggatcaTATCTCTCAGATATCAGGGGATCAGCCCAGTCTGCTCTTGTCTGATTCATCTTTCCAGCAGCTGCAGAATTCAGTTGAGAAGGAAATGTCTGTCCTGGTTTCTGATCAGGTAagaaattcttctctctcctcttgtctacAGGGTGCAACACAGGTGCCAGGGAAATACCCACAAAGAGGTGGCTGATGACCCCCATAGTGGCAGCAGCAGAATCCAGCCTAAATTTGCATTAAGATGCCTCCAGCCCTtggcagagagagacagagaacggATGGCTAGTGAGGAACAGCCCACCAACACTTAACCACACGTCTGTAACTCAGTCCCCCTCCATAGTAAGAATCAACCCACCCCTTGTTTTCATTACGTACAAAATTAGAACAAACAGGATTCCAGTTTTTATAGATAGCAACTGATATCACTGTTCTTATCCTTATATGCACTAATATAACTGAGATTAAACCTACAATAGATGTTCATTTCTTTGATTAGTAGctgggaaggggccagagcccaaggttgggggcacattttgagtaccgcccccccccccaccgccacaccTCGCATCCTCgcctcgccccctcacaaacaaatacctttgctggcgggggtccccaacccccgccagccgaagccttcttgaacacggtctccagcgcagccgcgttcACTACCTGCTCCCTgcgcttctttcttcttgctccgtcagtgtgcacaggaggagcatgaagaaagaagagcagggggcaagcagtgaacgcggctgcgccagagacctgtgagcatcagcgtgcacaggaggagaaagaagagcagggggtaggcagcgaacgcagctgcaccggagaccgctgagcatcagcgtgcacaggaagagcaagaagaaagaagagcagggggcaggcagcgaacgcggctggattagagggaaggctcagaGCCAGCGTGAGCAAAGAGAGCAAGTTACTGCCTGCTGCCAACGAAGACCTAAAAGATTTCAAGGTATTAGGGAGAGTGACCCCTTCCCAATCACCTGAGGAGGGACAGATGCCGAGTGGAGTTGTTGTCCCCacatactttgggctcaggcctgcccaaagttgggtgtctggctacacccttgtCACTAACAGAGGTCATATAACTAAGTCTATTACACAAACGTCATAATGAAACTGTGGCTGAGGGTGTCCTGTTTGCTGTACTAGGCATCATTcacattcaaggatgttgctgcttattttttGGAAGTGGAGTGGGACATTCTAGGAGAATGGCAGAAAGAGCTGTAtaagaaggtcatcaaggagattcatgacatcctcagATCACGAGGTAAATATGTCTTCTGTATCATGTACCACACAAGCACATTATGGAATCAGCGGTATAGAAATCACAGGCATTATTTCCTGTGGGCACCTAAAGTTTAGAACCAAGATGTCACAGAGAAGATTGACACCTGTTGTGCCTCCACCTAGGGGGGTCAGGAATAGAAATGACTGTACCTGCAAACCTCCAGTGTTTTTAATCTTATTGACAGGATATTCAATcgttaatcctgatgttatattcaagattaaaaaggaagatgagaaatatttcactcgACACGTTGagcaggagggaaaagaaaacctgAATGACCCCACCAACAGTAAGCAAATATTTTGATTTAATGGGCTTTGCTTTTTCATATTACAGAATATGAAACATTCACTTCACATGTTTGGTGACTTAAAAGTTGTTTATTAATTTAATATTGTCTGATCTTTGGTGAATCCTTTAGATGTGCTTTTTCATAACAGGCCTTCTGATTGTAACATCTGTATTCACACTGAGTGTCTGAACAGACTGATCTTTCTGTAACAAGGAAGTATAAAATTCCTCTTGCACACATTTACTAAGGTCACCTGGGACCATTAAGGAATTTATCACTGGTGGGATAAGAGGTcttcatcttctctcctcctcccactgtctcttttcctACTTTGGATAGTGTAAGCGGCctgtggagatggaggaggcaCCTGGTGGAGGTGGGTGTCCTGGGGTCTAGGATCAGGCTTGTGAAACTTTTCATCCTCAAGTGTCAAGGTGTTGAGAAATCTgtgtggtaattaaatttgctgatgacacaaagttatgcaAAGTCGTTATgcaaatcgcgggaggattgtgaaaaattacaagaggacctacgagactgggagactgggcatctaaatggcagatgacgtttaatgtgagcaaatgcaaagtgatgcatgtgggaaagaggaacccgaattatagctacgtcgtcatgcaaggttccacgttaggagtcacggaccaagaaagggatctaggtttcgttgttgatgatacgttgaaaccttctacttagtgtactgctgcggctaagaaagcaaatagaatgttaggtattattaggaaaggaatggaaaacaaaaatgcctttgtatcgctccatggtgcgaccgcacctcgaatattgtgttcaattctggtcgccgcatctcaaaaaagatatagtggaattagaaaagggaaaggaaaggctaaagcggctagggctcttcaccttggcgaaaaggcagctgaggggagatatgatagaggtctataaaataatgagtggagttgaacgggtagatatgaagcgtctgtttacgctttccaaaaatattaggactagggggcatgcaatgaagctacaatgtagtaaattttaaacgaatcagagaaaatctttcttcactcaacgtgtaattacaccctggaattcgttgccagagaatgtggtaaaggcagtaagcggagtttaaaaaatgtttggacggcttcctaaaggaaaagtccatagaccattattaaatggacttggggaaaatccactatttctgggataagcagtataaaatgttttgtactttttttgggatcttgccaggtatttgtgacctggattggccactgttggaaacaggatgctgggcttgatggacttttggtctttcccagtatggcaatacttatgtacttatgtgttgttGAAAGAGCTGGTGGGAGTGGAGGAGCGGGGCTTCTGTTATTAGGAGGATGTGTTTCACTGATGAACGTGGTGCTCTTTGACTTAGCCATGGAGTTTTCGTATTGCTGGTGGGTTAGTTCAAATTACTGTATATAATGTCGTTTACAGTAATGCGTCATTTTGCATGCAATGCAGCTCATTAAAGTTTTGTTGGTGCTATAGAATAGTAGCTTGGTATCAGCACACTTTACATTACGCATCTGCAGTTTCACCAGCCATAAACCTAGTGTAGATGGTCGcttataacttacagtattctgtaagttttgcATGTAAGGGGGAACTGCACttgtgctctctctctcctcaggagatTAGCATGTACTGCACCAGAGTATAGAATATCACTGTAAAGACTGagaaccaaaatcttcttcaatgcaaattcaaacaaaacaaaataacttacagttagatgtgctggacaagagtttctgcagaactgggagtctggTCTTTACCAGCTCACCCTGTATATAAGGGGAGCTGGGAGGTCTCAGCAACAAGCTGAGAGAGTAGATGCTGTGAATACTTTGAAACTCGGCATTATTATTGACAGCAACCTAACGCTAAAAAACCAAGCCACCGCCATTAcagagaaaatgttccacacaatgtggaaactcaaatgggtaaaacaattcttcctgagggaaacctttcagggaaacttttcgcaacatg carries:
- the LOC115466424 gene encoding protein ZNF783-like, translated to MSVLVSDQASFTFKDVAAYFLEVEWDILGEWQKELYKKVIKEIHDILRSRGYSIVNPDVIFKIKKEDEKYFTRHVEQEGKENLNDPTNSFYNVKPDVLIRFEQEGFGTEPQGSEERGNLTSTGTCEELHEAYDVA